The genomic DNA AAGGCAATGCCCGGGCGCCCGCCGACGCCGTCAGCGCACGCCGGCGCCGACCTCCGGCGGCGCTTCCCCGGCGGGAGCCGCGTGCGCCTTGACGTGGGCGATCGCCATGTCGAGGGCGATGCGCATCGGCTCGACGTCCCGCGCCGTCTGCGCGAGGAGGTAGCCACCCTGCAGCGCCGCCATGAGGCCGGTGGCGAGCCCGCTGACGTCGGCGTCCGCCCGGAGGACTCCCGAGTCCCTCATTCTGGCGAGCCCGGCTTCGAGGAGGCCTTCCCAGGCTGCGAAGTGCCGGGCCATCGCCCTGCGCACCTCCTCGTCCTGGTCGGCCAGTTCGCTCGCCAGAGAACCGAGCGGGCAGCCGTAGGCCCCGTTGTGCAGCGCGTTGCGCTCGATCAGCGCATCACGCCAGCGTTCCAGTCCACGGAAGGAGCTGAGACGCTGCAGGTGTTGGTGCTGGCGCTCGAGCACTTCAGCGGCCCGCAATGCGACGACGTCCCGCATCAAGGCGTCCTTGTCAGGATAGTGGCGGTACAGCTGGGACTTGCTCGTTCCGCTGGCCGCCCTGACGTCGTCGAGCGTTGTGAGCGCCACACCTTTGACATACATCATGTCGGCAGCAGCCGTCAGGATGCGCTCTCGAGTGGCTCGCCCTCGCCCGGTGAGCCGAGAGTCGCCGTTTTCCCGCACCCGTCCTGCCACGTCGGCCAGGTTAACTCCCGCAGAGATTAGCAGGTCGATACTGGACTACATAGTCCATTGCCAGTGTGGCAATGGACCGGGCCGCCCCTCACCTCCACCGGGGCTGCCACCCGTCGGCGAGGTGGCGTGCGTGGCGCACGACGCGCCGTCCGCGGGTAAGGAGCACGGCTCCGCCGACGCGAATCAGCTGGGCGGAGACCGCGGGTCCCCGTGGGACCACAGGAGGACGGCACCATGACCGAGAACCTCGACGGCCTGCCGGCGGAGGACGGCGCCGAAGCACCGGCCGACCGGATCACAGTCCGCCCTGCCACCGGGCCCCGCAGGCGTTCCCCGTCGATCGCCTCGCCGCACTGGACGCCGCTGACGCGGGCTCGCCCCCGAGGCGCTGACCAGGCACGGCTCCGAGACGGAACGAGCGCTCACGCTCCTGGCCCGCGTCGAGGTCGCTCGTCGCCCACGTGCCCCACCTCTCCTCACGCGCCGTCCGTACCGCCCCGCACCGCAGCAGGGCGCGCGGACACGGACGTACGGCGAACCGGCAGCCCACCGCTCGCTTCACCGACGAAGCGGCACGTTACTGGCGTTCCACACCGGATGAGAGGGACAGCAACATTCCATGAACACCGAAGCGTACGAACCACTCGCCGCGTCCTCACACACGCTCCCGACGGTCGCCTTCGTCGGAGGGCTGGTGATCGCGGGTGCGTTGGTCTGGGCCGTGTGCCTGGGCGTGAGAGTCATGGACCGGGAGCCCCGGCGTCCCCGCGCCGAGGAGCACGGCATGCTCCCGGCGACCGGGGCCGTGCACGAGGAGTTCGAGAGGCGCGAGCCCGACGAGATCCCGCCGGCGGCGGACGGTGCCCCGCGACTGCGGCCGTACCAGCTCCGTCACTCCCCCAGCCGTCGGAGCGAGGACCAGACCCGTCGTCGCTGGCTGCCGGGTTCCAGCGGAGCCTTCGGCAGCGGCGGGCCCGGTCACGTATGACGGGCACTCCGAGGCTCCCGCCGCACCGCAGGCGCGGCACTCCGACCGTGTGGTTGGCTTGACGCATGGCCAAGCGCATACGGGTTCGCGCCCCTGAGCTGGAGGGCAGGGGCGGCTGGATCAACACCGGCGACCGGGAGCCGACTTTGGCGGCCTTGCGCGGGCGGATCGTGATCGTCGACTTCTGGACCTTCTGCTGCATCAACTGCCTGCACGCCCTCGACGAACTGCGCGGGCTGGAGGAGAGACACCGGGACACCGTTGTGATCGTCGGTGTGCATTCACCGAAGTTCGTGCACGAAGCCGATCACAGGGCCGTTCTGGACTCCGTCGAACGCTACGCCGTCGAGCACCCCGTGCTGGACGACCCGGAGTTGGCCACCTGGAAGCAGTACGCGGTACGCGCCTGGCCCACCCTCGTCGTGATCGACCCCGAGGGCTACGTCGTCGCCCAGTACGCGGGCGAGGGACACGCGCCCGCCATCGAGCGGCTGGTCGAGGAGTTGGAGGCCGAGCACCTGGCCAAGGGCACACTGCGACGCGGCGACGCCCCGTACGTCGCGCCCGAACCGGAGCCGACGATCCTGCGCTTCCCCGGCAAGGCGCTGCTGCTGCCCTCCGGGACGC from Streptomyces sp. CB09001 includes the following:
- a CDS encoding TetR/AcrR family transcriptional regulator, coding for MAGRVRENGDSRLTGRGRATRERILTAAADMMYVKGVALTTLDDVRAASGTSKSQLYRHYPDKDALMRDVVALRAAEVLERQHQHLQRLSSFRGLERWRDALIERNALHNGAYGCPLGSLASELADQDEEVRRAMARHFAAWEGLLEAGLARMRDSGVLRADADVSGLATGLMAALQGGYLLAQTARDVEPMRIALDMAIAHVKAHAAPAGEAPPEVGAGVR
- a CDS encoding DUF6479 family protein; its protein translation is MNTEAYEPLAASSHTLPTVAFVGGLVIAGALVWAVCLGVRVMDREPRRPRAEEHGMLPATGAVHEEFERREPDEIPPAADGAPRLRPYQLRHSPSRRSEDQTRRRWLPGSSGAFGSGGPGHV